The Nitrososphaerales archaeon genome includes a window with the following:
- a CDS encoding V-type ATP synthase subunit F: MSVVAIGDPTFIAGFKMIGAEGLKATDPNEVLKILGEVLKTNKYAMIILPDRYVEITAEIRSRIIKEGKVTPIFSFIPDYTGIKGKRIEELKRSVSLAVGAKLKL; this comes from the coding sequence GATCGGCGATCCAACATTTATAGCTGGGTTTAAAATGATAGGTGCGGAGGGTTTGAAGGCTACAGATCCCAATGAAGTTTTAAAGATTCTCGGTGAAGTCTTAAAAACGAACAAGTATGCTATGATCATACTGCCTGATCGATACGTTGAAATAACTGCTGAAATCAGATCGAGGATAATAAAGGAAGGGAAGGTAACACCGATCTTCTCATTTATTCCTGATTACACTGGTATTAAAGGCAAAAGGATCGAAGAGCTTAAAAGGAGTGTAAGTCTGGCTGTAGGGGCGAAATTGAAACTTTGA